A stretch of Megalobrama amblycephala isolate DHTTF-2021 linkage group LG14, ASM1881202v1, whole genome shotgun sequence DNA encodes these proteins:
- the gdi2 gene encoding rab GDP dissociation inhibitor beta gives MNEEYDVIVLGTGLTECILSGIMSVKGKKVLHMDRNSYYGGESASITPLEDLYKRFSLPGSPPESMGKGRDWNVDLIPKFLMANGQLVRMLLITQVTRYLDFKVIEGSFVYKKGSIYKVPSTETEALASSLMGLFEKRRFRKFLVFVANFDENDPKTLEGVDPKKTTMRDVYKKFDLGQDVVDFTGHALALYRTDDYLDQPCIETINRIKLYSESLARYGKSPYLYPLYGLGELPQGFARLSAIYGGTYMLNKPIEEIVVENGKVVGVKSEGEIARCKQLICDPSYVMDRVNKVGQVIRVICIMSHPIKNTSDANSCQIIIPQNQVNRKHDIYVCMISYAHNVAAQGKYVAIVSTTVETNDPEKEIKPALDLLEPVEQKFVSISDQYAPTDVGSDSQVFISRSYDATTHFETTCDDIKDIYKRMTGTEFDFAEMERKKNDIFGDCADQ, from the exons GAATGCATCCTGTCCGGGATCATGTCCGTGAAGGGGAAGAAGGTGCTGCACATGGACAGGAACTCATACTATGGAGGGGAGAGTGCCTCCATCACCCCTCTGGAGGAT TTGTACAAGCGTTTCAGCCTTCCTGGCAGCCCTCCTGAGTCCATGGGAAAAGGCCGTGACTGGAACGTGGATCTCATTCCCAAGTTTCTAATGGCCAACG GTCAGCTGGTACGTATGCTGCTGATCACACAGGTGACGCGTTACCTAGACTTCAAAGTGATTGAGGGCAGCTTTGTCTACAAAAAGGGCAGCATCTACAAAGTGCCCTCCACCGAGACTGAAGCTCTGGCATCCA GCCTCATGGGACTTTTTGAGAAAAGGCGATTCAGGAAGTTCCTCGTGTTCGTTGCCAACTTCGATGAAAACGACCCAAAGACCTTGGAGGGAGTGGACCCTAAAAAGACCACCATGCGAGATGTGTACAAAAAGTTCGACCTCGGACAGGATGTTGTCGACTTCACCGGCCACGCTCTCGCACTCTACCGCACAGATGA CTACCTGGATCAGCCCTGCATAGAGACGATAAACAGGATTAAGTTGTACAGTGAGTCTTTGGCGAGGTATGGAAAGAGTCCATATCTGTACCCTCTCTATGGCCTGGGAGAGCTGCCCCAAGGCTTCGCCAG ATTAAGTGCCATTTATGGAGGAACCTACATGCTGAACAAGCCCATTGAGGAAATTGTCGTAGAGAACGGAAAAGTGGTGGGCGTCAAATCCGAGGGAGAG ATCGCTCGCTGCAAGCAGCTGATTTGCGACCCCAGCTATGTCATGGACCGAGTCAACAAGGTGGGTCAGGTGATCCGGGTCATCTGCATCATGAGCCACCCCATCAAGAACACCAGCGATGCCAACTCCTGCCAGATCATCATCCCTCAGAACCAGGTCAACAGGAAGCATG ATATCTATGTGTGCATGATCTCCTACGCACACAACGTGGCAGCCCAGGGTAAATACGTAGCCATCGTCAGCACCACTGTGGAGACCAACGACCCTGAGAAAGAGATCAAACCAGCCCTGGACCTTTTGGAACCAGTTGAGCAGAA GtttgtgagcattagtgatCAGTATGCACCAACTGACGTGGGATCTGACAGCCAG GTCTTCATCTCTCGCTCCTACGATGCCACGACCCACTTCGAGACAACCTGCGACGACATCAAAGACATCTACAAGCGGATGACGGGCACAGAGTTTGACTTTGCCGAAATGGAGCGCAAGAAGAATGACATCTTCGGAGACTGTGCTGACCAGTAA